The genomic DNA TGAGATGCTCGGCAGTGACCTCGACCTAGTCATGGCTGCTGGCCACCCGTTCTACGATAACGACCACCAAAAGCTTGACACTCCGGATTACAGCTTCATGTACGAAAATGACTACGCCAAGCTTTCCGGAGGCGAGACCGACTGGAATTTCTTCGAGTCCAACGATGACTTCAAGAAGATGGCGCAAGGTGACGTCAAGCCGGAGCAGAAGTATTGGGGTATCGCGCAGGTTGGTTCCACATTGCAGAACTCCCGCTCGGGCGAGGCAAAGGCCCCATACTCGGACAAGCTTAACGATGTCGTCGATCTCCCCACAATGACTACTGGCGCCCTCAATGCGCTGGGACAGGACGAGGATGGCTTTTCCGTCATGATCGAGGGCGGTGCCATCGACTGGGCTGGCCACGGAAATAACCCAGTGCGCGATATTGAGGAGACTCAGGACTTCAATAAGTCGGTTGATGCTGCCATCAAGTGGGTAGAGGAGAACTCCTCGTGGGAGGAGACTCTGCTCGTCGTGACCGCGGACCACGAAACCGGTTATCTATCCGGTGCGAATGAGGCACCGACGGACGACAACCCCGATGCGGAAGACCGCTTTAACGCTATGGAAGGCGAAAAGAGCAAGGTTGCTCGCCACGGTTGGTACTCCGGGCAGCACACCAACCAATTGGTGCCATTCTTCTTCAAGGGTGCAGGCTCTGAGGACATCATGGCTAATACCTCCGGTACGGATTCGGTGCGCGGCGATTTTATCGATAACACCTTGGTGGCCAACTTGGTCTTTGATGACTGGTGGAATGATGACGCCGGCTCTG from Corynebacterium tuberculostearicum includes the following:
- a CDS encoding alkaline phosphatase gives rise to the protein MLGSDLDLVMAAGHPFYDNDHQKLDTPDYSFMYENDYAKLSGGETDWNFFESNDDFKKMAQGDVKPEQKYWGIAQVGSTLQNSRSGEAKAPYSDKLNDVVDLPTMTTGALNALGQDEDGFSVMIEGGAIDWAGHGNNPVRDIEETQDFNKSVDAAIKWVEENSSWEETLLVVTADHETGYLSGANEAPTDDNPDAEDRFNAMEGEKSKVARHGWYSGQHTNQLVPFFFKGAGSEDIMANTSGTDSVRGDFIDNTLVANLVFDDWWNDDAGSADEPEQPGATTNPADDAGKKGSSKGFAAGLATGLGILGAVVGGLGFLATQIGVLNIDLKPIYEQLKRVGLR